The following DNA comes from Anopheles coustani chromosome 2, idAnoCousDA_361_x.2, whole genome shotgun sequence.
AAGAAAGAAGGAGGAACCGTAGAAGGGTAGTAGAATAATATTAGGTGAAAAGTTAGtcgaaaaattgtaaaaataataaaatatcataTGAGAGAAGGGAGATTTCTCaatagaggaaaataaaagtatcCGATTTCTTCTTTTGTAAAATCCATGACATTTCAATACTACCATTTTATTGTGGAGATTAATAGTAAAGAGAAAAACAGTTAAAGTATGAGTAAAAAGTAGAAacttaagtttaaaaaatccatTAATCGACGCAACACACTTAACAAACTCGAATCGTATTGTTACCGACGATTACTATTACCCCTTCATCTTGCAGTTCCTTGAGGGCATCCTCAAACTGCTCCTTGGTGATAAGCTGGATTGAagtgaataacaaaaaattaaaaagaaagttAGTAACACTGTTAAAACCCCATTTCCCGTTAccaaaatagaagaaaacacTTACCACTTGAGAAGCCTCTTTAATTTCACCAAACAATTTCTGGTAGGGAATGGTGGAGATCTTGCCCTTCGATTTAAGGCTCGATTTGATTGAGGCCACCAGCTCCGCACGCTTCTTGCGCGCCGCACTAGACAGTCCCGTCGTAAGAATGCCGACGTCAATTTTACCCGAAAGCGGATCGGTAGCCGATTGCTTCAGTGCCTCCCGGTGAAGGCGCCACGCTTCCTCAACGTCGACCACGTCGACGGTTTCGCTCAGGCGCACTTTAGCGTGAGCCTCCGCCAGTCGGATCAGACTTTCCAGCTGGCGAGGGTAGGCCGAAATTTGTCCCCTACCCGCACCTACCTTTCGCATGTCGACGTACGCTTGAATGAGTCGTTGCTGTGCTTCCTCCGAGAGGACCGGGTTGATGTGTTCTTTTGCGTAAGCGATGTAATCACGCAACACACTCATGTCCTAGGGGAGAACAAAGAATCACCGTTAAAATCTGAACATCAACGacacaaaaatcaaacatacCACTAAGGTATCTTCGTTCTCTTCCCGTGTGGCGTAGTACATCGAAACCAAATGTGTCGCAAGGCGCCGATCGAACACCTCGTCCTGCGGATCCAGTACCAGAAAGATCAGATCGAACCGAGACATGAGCGTGTGCGGAAGCTGCACATTATCGATGATCGTTTTGTTCTTGTTCCACTGCGACTCGGATGGATTGGCTGCGGCCAGAATAGATGTTCGTGCGTTCAGCTGGCAGATAATCCCAGCCTTGGCAATGCTGAGCGTTTGCTGTTCCATCACTTCGTGCAGCACGCTGCGCGTCGAATCGTTCATCTTGTCGAATTCATCGATACAGCACACTCCATTGTCGGCCAGAACCAACGCGCCACTGGAATCCAAACGAGAAAGTTAGATACATTTCAATCCAGCCAGCAAAAGGAGTCGAAGATTTACTTACGTTTGCAGCACCAATTGGCGAGTTTCGGCATCTTTCGTAACGTACGCGGTCAAACCGACGGCGGAAGAACCACGCCCGGACGTGTACTGCGTGCGCGGCACAAGATTATACACGTACTGCAGCAGCTGGGATTTCGACGTGCCCGGATCACCACACAGCAGGATGTGGATTTCGGCACGGAAATTTTGCCGCCCCGAGGTGGCCTGCTTCTTTTTCGACCCACCGAACATCTGCAGCAAAATGCCCTTCTTAATGTCGGTATTTTCGTAGATCGATGGCGCAATGCAGCGCACCAAGCGATCGTACACGTCCGGTTTCTCGGAAATACGCTTCAACAGCTCGATACGTTCCGGCGGGAACATGTGATCCTTGCCCTCTTCCTCCTCGTACAGGCGCTTGTTGTCGACCTTCCGGAAGTGCAGCACATCCACGTGCGTTCGGTATATCGACTTCATGCTCGACTGGCGGGGATTTTCCTGTATCGGCATTGCCTTGTAGATGCCCGTCACGGTCACCCGGTCACCGGGCTGAACCTTATCGACCAGATCTTCGTGCGCCATCAGTAGCACGTTGTGCGGCGTTTGCCCGGCCGCCATATCATCCGGTGATTCCTGCAGCTTGATCAGCTGACGATCGGCAAACTGGGACCGGTTATGAATCAGCTGGAAGCAGTGGTTTGTGTTGCAGTGCGAGCAAAGCGTTGGCTCCGCAATGCGTCCCCGTTCGAGCTCGACGGCGGCGGTGAAGCTGCAGATCGAACACTTGAAAAACGCGCAGCGCATTTCGGGCACAATATTCGACGTGCGGATTACCATTCCACTGATCGTGATGATCTGATCGATGTCTTCCGGGTTCAGTGCACGCATGTTGCGTGTCTTGTCCGCGTTGAACGGACGTACTTGAATTTGGTGATCCAGAATAGCCGCAGGGTATCgttcaaagaacatttcattcaCGGCGATGTCAAGTGCAGGAATAACCTGAGAAATTTTAAACGTTTAGTGGGTGACAATTTAGTGAAAACTTTCTTCGTCGTTCTTCAGAAACTTACGTCTTGTGGATAACAGATCAATTGACGGTACAGCGTCTCATCGAACGTTTTCAAATGGGCGCAGTTGAAGTTAAAGTATGGTTCCTCAAGTGTATGACACTAAAATATAAAGTAAAGGAATCTCATGTTAATTTCGATTCCCACTGTCCATCACACGTTTTCAATTCACCTCCTCCAGCTTTTGCATGTACAACGGTTCATTAAGATTGATTCCTTCGGTCAGCTCATCCTGTGCCGCATCCGGATCGATGTAGCGCATTATGAACTGCTTAAACTTGGCCATACACTCGGTGACGACCACATTCGTGCCCCAAACCACCAATCGGGGTCCGGCGGCCTGCTGGTCACCAGCCGACTGCTGGCTTTCTTCGGCAATCGGGTCCATTCGAGCGTCCGAGCTGCCCACATTCAC
Coding sequences within:
- the LOC131266233 gene encoding DNA replication licensing factor MCM4; its protein translation is MSSPARSTRSRRGVDSSQENTQQTPQKQTTSNSETETPLRMGTQMPQNGASVVLESSDHVVVPTSPAADAPIVQATSPYARAVGMSEIDMSSPLNYGTPSSMGSIRTPRSGVRGTPMRTRPDLRVDKFPRQVNVGSSDARMDPIAEESQQSAGDQQAAGPRLVVWGTNVVVTECMAKFKQFIMRYIDPDAAQDELTEGINLNEPLYMQKLEECHTLEEPYFNFNCAHLKTFDETLYRQLICYPQDVIPALDIAVNEMFFERYPAAILDHQIQVRPFNADKTRNMRALNPEDIDQIITISGMVIRTSNIVPEMRCAFFKCSICSFTAAVELERGRIAEPTLCSHCNTNHCFQLIHNRSQFADRQLIKLQESPDDMAAGQTPHNVLLMAHEDLVDKVQPGDRVTVTGIYKAMPIQENPRQSSMKSIYRTHVDVLHFRKVDNKRLYEEEEGKDHMFPPERIELLKRISEKPDVYDRLVRCIAPSIYENTDIKKGILLQMFGGSKKKQATSGRQNFRAEIHILLCGDPGTSKSQLLQYVYNLVPRTQYTSGRGSSAVGLTAYVTKDAETRQLVLQTGALVLADNGVCCIDEFDKMNDSTRSVLHEVMEQQTLSIAKAGIICQLNARTSILAAANPSESQWNKNKTIIDNVQLPHTLMSRFDLIFLVLDPQDEVFDRRLATHLVSMYYATREENEDTLVDMSVLRDYIAYAKEHINPVLSEEAQQRLIQAYVDMRKVGAGRGQISAYPRQLESLIRLAEAHAKVRLSETVDVVDVEEAWRLHREALKQSATDPLSGKIDVGILTTGLSSAARKKRAELVASIKSSLKSKGKISTIPYQKLFGEIKEASQVLITKEQFEDALKELQDEGVIVIVGNNTIRVC